The window AGGACTGTAAAAGAAAGTGCTACCAAATTTTGTTTAGCAGGTGGTGAGTGCTTATTACAAGCAAGTGAGCTGATTACAATCACTGTATTGAATGTGTGcctttttcccctcttttttttttcttataaaaattaAGTTATGTTGCTGCTATTATTCACAGCCTACTTTATGTATTGGGATTATTAAGTAAAGTCATCTGATTTCCCAGTCACTTCTATTTTATCCATGGTTTTTACTGAAATATTCAGACATCGGATTCATGTGGTCCCAACCATGAGTCTTTTATAGCAATAAATAAGTTAAACCTTTAATACTGTGATCATTGTACCCAGTTATCAGTGTTATTACTGACAATTAGACATCGCAAAAGCAGCTCGTCCTGTTGATCCAGTTACTGCAACCTGTTGGGCTTGGCAAGCATTGTCACCTGATTGTAACCCCGGAATAGACACTGGGATATTGTGCAGTGTTGTTTTCTTAGCCTTTGTTTGTTGTATTTTCACATTCGAAATGGCAGAAGAGATATTGTTGATCGCGGGTGTTGCGATTGCGGTGCTGATGATATTTCGTATCTATGTACGTGGAGCGCAATGCAAAAGTAAGGCTAAACTGCATGGCAAGACGGTCATCGTTACAGGTAAACGCGccactttatatttcttttttaagaacTAGTTTCAAGTCCACGTTTGTGATCCGTTTAAATCACACTTCATGTAAACTTTGTGCAGGTAGTAACACGGGCATCGGTAGAGCCACAGCGGCGGATTTAGCGCGGAGAGGCGCGCGAGTCATTCTGGCCTGCCGTAACCTAACACGCGGCCAAACTGCTGTCGCTATCGtgcaaagagtgagagagagcattgccttaaaatctatttttctgTGAGGCTAAGTCATTAAATGCATCTTATTATAATTATAGATCATATGTTTTGGTTTCCAATAAGGAAAGTGGAAGTAAAAATGTGGTGttcatggagctggatttggccaGTTTGAAGTCAGTGCGCTCCTTTGCAGAGACCTTTCTCAAGACAGAGAGAAGACTGGATATTCTCATCAACAATGCAGGTTTCGTTTAAGCATATCATATCATTAAATCTAATATAGGCCTCTTTAATTCTGTAATTATTATATACACTAGCATTCAAGAGTTAGGAGGTGgcaagatttttgtttttgaaagacgtctcttcCAACGCATTatgtatttctttgttcaaaaatacaaaatatttaaaatatttgtttgctactttaatatttttctaatataaaccagtctgcagtgtcaaatgatccagaaattattctaatatgctgatttgttgctaaatttcttataatgataatatatttataatttttgcagaaattgatactttttcagttgtttttatttttttaggaacaTTTGAAACCAAAATCTTGTAACATtatctctttactgtcacttttgatcaatttaagtctttaacaaaattattacttttctTCCTTAATGTACTTACTAACTTTTGAAACTTTTGAAagttaatgtatattaatataggCCAGTAAAAACCCACACTATTTAGTGTGGGCTCCATTGTATATCACTGCATGTAAAACCATCCTGCTTCTGGTTTTGTGaggaatatttaaacaaaaagtatgcCAACTCAATATTTCAGACATACTTATATATCAAGTCCATCTATAATGCATTTAATCTGTATTTCAGGAGTTTATATGCAGGGCACTACTGATGATGGTCTTGGTCTTATGTTTGGTGTCAACCACCTTGGTCACTTCCTTCTGACTAACCTATTGTTGGACAGATTGAAAGAGTGTGTGCCAAGCCGCATTGTCACTGTATCttcatatttacataattatggGAACCTTGACTTCGACACACTTCGCACTCACAAGGAGTTTGGAGTAGGTGATTCTCCTGCGAGTGTCTTCTGGATATATTCAAACAGCAAACTGTGTAATGTGCTCTTCACACATGAGCTCGCAAAGAGGCTTCAAGGAACCAACGTGACCTGTTACAGCCTCCACCCAGGTCTGTGTGCCTCTAACATCATAACTGGTATTTTAGTTTAGTATAACATTTCATATGTAGACACAGTTTGAATCAACACAACTCATTTGAAGAAATAAAGCATAAAcccatattaaatgttttttagcaTCATGAACATTTCTGTCAAGTGTGTACAAATGTTTGACTTaccatatgtatattttttacaatgaCTTGCCATCCATACCAACACGTTTGTTTCAACAGGTGCTATAAACTCTGATCTGACCCGTAATTTGACTAAAATGTCCAGAAGGTTATTGAAACCCATCGCAGCTCTGTTCTTTAAGGATGTAGAGGCTGGTGCCCAGACGACTCTATACTGTGCTGTGCAGGAGGGCATTGAATCCCTGAGTGGCAGGTATTTCTCCAACTGTGATGTGCAGAAAGTGAAGCCCAAGGCTCAAGATGATGCTGTGGCCAAAAAGCTATGGGAAGTGAGTGAGACATTATGCGGTCTGTCCTGAATCTTGAATTGGATAGTAGCACTCAGAATATGTTGTTCTTACTGCACAAATTGCAGGTGTACCAATGTCGattatattttttactaaaattgtctGTCTTTTACTGatttatgaaaagaaaataagACATAGTTGTAGTACGACACATTTAATTGTTTGTTATATTGtcaaattcatttgaaataaaaccctaaaataatttttaaattcagtgacacaatcattaaaaaaaacataattaaattttctcaaaataatttgtcttttttcattgCAATTTTAAGAGTAATATGATGAAAGATTTTATCAAATTAAGTAACCTGCTTGTTTCAGTATAAAGAGAAGATAAAATACTCAAATgcctaaaaatgtatatttttgtgatCTTTAAAGGGTCTTTAAATGTCTGTTTATAAGGAAGATCACTACTAGAGATGTgataatacaatacaaattgtgtacgtgttttgttgttgctataaacATTTAAGTAAATTGTTACTTTTTGCTGTAGGTGCTCATgagtcatgttgttgttttttacttttttagacaaatatatttttttatataatatatggttTACAATAAGATTCAATATATTAACACTAAAAGCAATACTTTACAGCATTTATGAATCTAGATTACTGCTAATCTctaaatacaaatgttttgtgcAATATGGAAAACTTActatcaatatattaatataagaaaCATGAGTTAACAGTGAAATTAGACtagtttaataaatgctgtaaaattgcTCATTATTAGTACGATACAGTTGTggccatttttttctttaattcacAAAAATGCATCCTTTACTTGGATAatgagaatttaaaatgggggtaAATAtcataatgaaatgtttttttttttctgtaatacacattggccacaattaattgcacccttttattcaatgcttttaaaaaaataataataataaataaaaaacgttttcccattttccaacattcataaaaagggttcctttatatgttagctcattctttcaaatgtatatgtattcagagtgacacTGACTATCACTGTATCCATTGATAGAATGAGCGAacatataaatgaatactttttatgAGAGTTGGAAAATGGAACAAAGTgtaacaatggagtttgatgtttggggtttttgcttttagttttctccaaaacagtaaaatgccttgaaaattaatacagttatagtcagggtcactctgaatacatatgatttgaaagaatgagctaacataTAAAGGTACACTTTTTATGAGCTTTctgtacaataaaaacaacaaccaataaaaataaaggaaacctCAACTATTTTTCCCATCAAAACATGAACATGACTGTTTTCTACAATTCGCACTGAAACAATAATAGACTAATATTACTAATAGcaaaaaatgtatgttatataATACTATGTGTTTttaatgagctaacctataaaggtaGACTTTTTATGAGTGTAGGAAAATGGGACACAAtgcaattgctaggatgcattttttatttttttagttttctccacAACTACACAGTAAAATGtcttgaaaatgaatacaatgatagtcagggtcactctgaatacatatgatttgaaagaatgagctaaaaTATAAAGAAACACTTCTTATGTCTGTAGGAAAATGGGACACAGAGCAATTGCTAggaaggaattattattattattaattttgttttagttataaacacacacaaacatgaaataaaagaaaacaatgaatgaaaatcattaatattaacatttataaacattaataaacgatttataataattaatgtacaatacaaacctttatgtacaaaataaagtatttaaaaaaaatgttgtttgttaaattttaattttaaatttaatgtttgttaaaataagcaaaagtataaaggaaacgtgTGTATGACAGCTTGTTTATATGCATTTTGACTTCTCTCAGCACCCGTACCGTAAGTATATGATTACACGCGCAATATCATACTGGTTGTTATAGTAGAATATTAGATTTGACCATTATACTTAGTtgagcgtgttttttttttttttttttttttttttttttttttttttttttaagtttttttttgcttatgACTCGCGAATGTAATGTTCggttaactgaaataaaccagGCTTGATGACGTATGCAGCCTGCAGATGCGCATCAGTTTGTCGAAACGAAAGAGAAAGTGCTTGGCTGTCTTTGGCTGCTTGCACAGCGAGCTCTTTGTCCGACGATGAGATTATACAATATGTTTTGGACTTTTGGCGGTCTTATCCTAGCATTTTTATGCTTAGGTATTTGTAAATATTGCTTGTATAGATTATTTCTGTCATGTCACCGTTCAATTTTTCCTTCTCCTTTAACTTACTCCTCTACTCGtattatgtaatataatgcaagatgtgtattttatatataaatcataagtATTAGGTAAATGTATGCGTAATAATTTTAAGAATACAACTATCAGAGGAGTTTAAAGTCACTTTTATATAGCAAGGTTGTTTATCATGGAGATTGTGTATACGAggacttttattttcagtttcgTTTAGCTCCATATTTCATTTCCAATTAATTGAGTATTGGGTTTATTTATAGTGTTATTATTCTCATTATtttctggtttgtttgttttgagcaGGTGTAACTGGCTCACAGTCTCTTTATGATGTTCAGTGGCTTCCTTGTCTGTTTGTGGATGAGCATGTTCGTTTAAATGAAAAAAGCCACATAGAAACCAAGTATATCAACAGAGAGGCTGTGCTTCAATTTGGAAATGTTGGCGACAAGCCTATACACCCTACTATTACCTTCCTCGTCACAGGTGAGTGAAAGTGATTTGAAGTTATAACCTTAATAAAGGGCTCTGCTCTTTAAAGAATATATTGTGTATTAATTTGTTGTGTATAATAATGCAGCCTCTAAAGTGGATATGAGGCGTTATTTGGAGGGAAGTAAGGATACACTTCTCTGTGAGATCCGTAGATACAGCACTGGAGGGATTGTAATGCGCTGGCCTACTGCAGGAGCGCAGGATCATAACGTCTGGTTCACCTGTACAATACGCCATACGCAAGGCTTGTTTGTCATCACCTCCTTCCTCAGACACGCAACTGCATCTCCTGCCCAAGCACAGATTGACTTCATGGAATGGAAAGAAATCAGTGATGGGGATCTCCTGACAACATCAGGTAACCATCAATCAGGGGTGTTTCCTCCTAGGAAGCAAGGGAGGCAGTGCCTCCTCTAAAAATTGGAagagaatataataaaaaattaaacaatgcaAATATTGAATTTCCCCagcatttttaaatcatattcaaAATTCAAATGACTTGAAAACATGATCAGTTAGGGCTTTTGGTGAGTGCTCAGCTTGGTTAAATTAAAGGAATATATTAATGTGTGTGACAATAATGATACCTGCAATGTTTACTGAACTTTGATTACTGATTACTTGCTGAACAtagataacaaataaaatataaattaaatgtgcaaCTGCAAACTAatgtaaaaatgattaaataccaCAGACTTTATTAGAAATGACTAACTTTTAATAAttagaacatttttaatgtaacaatACAGAACAGAATTGGTTATTGTTTTGTTAATAGTgcatgtaatgtttatttattgtacctgaacaatactgaaaaataagttgttgttgttcttaatttttttaatgaatgtaatgtttaaaaagcaaaaaactggatgaaaaaatatataatttaataaacagaacaacaaatacattagttaatgtaaaaatacaaactaGAAATTGTAAGTAAGTAATGTGCATTAATTTAACCTGACAAATACTGAAAAATTTTATTCTTAAAGTTGTTattttgtaacaaatgtaaacATGCTTAAAAGGCACTAACTTAATGAGAAAAATACTaggaatgaataaatacaacattaattacattgttaatataagcatacaaaaaaaaacagtgggtTGTTGTTGTCAACAATAAGTATAACTGAACATGAATGTATGCActaaaaaacacaaacttttgctCCTCATTTCAGACCACCACTGTAGTCAAGGGGCTCTACTTCTACTTTTTCCCCAACCATGTTTTATTTCATCCTGTCTTCCTCGTGTTTTCCAGCTGTGATGGTTGTTTTGACTCAAACACCCTCAGTGAAGGTGAGATTATCGAAGGTGCCAAGCCTGCACTGTAAGTTTGCAGTGGATCATAAATTGCCTCATGCAACAGTGGAGTGGAGACAGCAGCAGCACGGGGAGCGCAGCAAGCTCTTCAGCTATTCCAGCCGCACGGGGAAGACAGAAGGCAGCGGAGTAGATGTCCAGGCCATTTCTGCCGGAAACGCCTCCATTAAACTTCCCCCCACCAGTATACACAGCGAGGGCACATATATCTGCTCTGTGATGGTTCCTCCTCTCAATGGCAGCCAGGATATTTCTCTTACCATAAGTGGTGAGATGACTTACTTCTTTGTATGGATAAAATCAGCTAATacattttcagaatcagaatcagaatcagaaatcagaatcagaatcagaaagagctttattgccaagtatgcttacgcatacaaggaatttgttttagtgacataagcttccagtacacagagacaacaacacacagaaaaaagaaaaaaaaagagatttacaaattggcaaataaataagtgtataaacaattgtgctataaatgataatggaataggattgagtgagatgcaggaatgttctaggatggagggttaacaaataaatataaggatattatatttttccaaaatatattcttttgtgctACACTGAAGAAACGCATTCGTAGgtatggaatgacatgaggatgaataaatgatggaACTATCACTTTCTCTTTCAAAATCCACAGAACAACCCCGTGTGTCTATAAACGTGATTTCCCCCTTGACTTTGACACTTGGTAAGGGCGAGAAGCTAATATGTGATGCAGAGGGGTACTATCCATTGGATGCAACTATTGAGTGGTACATTGAAGAATCTGGAGGCAGCCCTACATCTCCGATAATGGAGAATGTACGGTACTTCAGTCATCAACATCACAAAGATGGCACATACTCGCACTCAGCCTGGTTCTATCTGCAGCCTGGCCTGGAGGACTCTGGAAATAAGTACACCTGCAGAGTATCCCATAAGTCCTTACTCAGTCCTATCCACAAGAGCTTTTATCTCATAGTTAAAGGTGAATAAGATGCAacacaaatacaaaattatttgaaCAATTGGACAGTCCCCAATTattctttaaattaaatattacaaataaccacTAGGTGGCAGGCTTGATGTTCCATTATGACAGATTGTCAGCACTCTTCAATATactttttgctttgtttgttgatcacaggACCTGACTATACCATGTGGTATTTCGTCATAATTGCTATGCTAGtacttcttttttatatatttgctgGTAAGTCATTTGTTGTTTATAAAccactttatacatttttatcaactttattGTGCATCCctcattttaattgttattatttgatgtttgttttttttacatcctGAAAACATGATGCATTGTATATTCCTATGTGATCTATACAGTCACTTTAGCATGTAACATAAAAATCTTGGTTTTCCACTTAGATGCATATCAAATTTCCAGTTTATCCTCTTTAAAATGAAGAAACGTACATTTGAAAATAGTTTGTTGAGGCACCTCTTTGCATATTTGTGGAATACCATGGCACCTTTGAGCATGTacaataaatgcataaacataaacaattattaataacataaaaataaattaaaccatgAACAGTATATTTTCGCTATATTGACACatgtatgtataaattataaataaattgttatatatgtatattatacatatatttgttaTTGTAAATTCATATTTAGCCAAAACAAATCTTGTTTGTAGTCAATTTATTTCaactgtattaatatatttaattatttaataagttattcaattttatttttattgtacacaaatatttcctgatttatttttcttagaTAAAACAATGTAATACACATATTTATGATTGTAATATCTCAGAATCGTGCATCCAggtcacaaaatatttttttttatcactagaCAGCGATAGTGtggttaataaatataattaattaaggCACTCTGTCAAAGTTTAAATGTTATctggaacaaaatatttttttcaccttTCAGTTATTCACCTGTGCAAGTCTCatcttctatttttttctttctctttttcaggTAGAAAATCAGCAAGAAAGGTGAGAATGAAGGTGTAATAGAATAGTAGCAATAACATTTCTAACAACATCCTTTGTGCAAATTTACATGAACCCCAGGTGTGTATGAATCTGATTGAGATGAACGGGCTGTCTGTACTGTTTAtgattgtgtatgtgtgagagctGTGTGTTTTACAAGCCtgtgtgtacatgtatgtgtAACTATTGACATGTGGAATTGTGacgttagtgtgtgtgtgtgtgtgtctttgccaTATGTCCAGTCTCACACTGTGTGTTTATTCATGTCTCTTATGTGCAGAGGTTTTTTTGAGAACTCATTCCTGAGGACTTGAAGTAGAGCGTCATGGAAACTGACAACACATCCCTCCCTTCTTCTCACTTTCTCCCCTCATCCCAACGTTTCCTCCTGCTGCTGCGTTTGCCAAGATCAGGTGCTCTTCAAGAGAAAATGGGGAGTGTTATGTGAGGTGTAATTCCAGATCTCATGCTTTATGCCCTTGTTTACTATGGGTGATAAAGCACTGTGGCTCTTTATGAACTGAAGAAGAACTTGCTTTTGACTTTCTGGGTTGTATCATTTTTGGCATCTATTGATTTTAATGTCAATTTGCCATTAATGCAAAGTGCACTACtgatgttttgatcattttaagttataaaaataacaatataacattGAATGTGAGGAAAGGTATAAATGAGTGTTTTGGCACTTcagttgcaaaaataaattgaatatttgtaaaatgtttgtttaattagTTTTACGTTCTGATTGCATCAAATTTAAATATATCCATCTTCAGAGAACTTTGTGTGATGTTTGCAACGCTGTTTTCCACTCACAGTGAAAGCCAACACCAATGGCCTGAGGGGTTTTTAAGTATTCTTGGCTAAATACTCATCTCTGGACCACAGTGCCCCCCTGTGAGGCATCTCCCTGACTCCCAGTTAGCTACACTATAAACACTTCACTCAGGAATGGCAGCTGTTCCCAAATGGCACTTGGTACATTCCCCTTCTCCCACAGTACCctcctcatctctctctcactcactctctctcatccCAGCCACAATGTTTTCAAAAGCACAATGGAGCCATTATCAGGAACTTTATACTTGAATTCAGAATCCCTGGTTTTATTAGTAATGTTATTGTGCATGCGTTGATTGAAATAataggttttgttttatttcaatgacTATTCAGCGGTGATGCTCACTGGGCTTGTTGTAAACTAGCATGCCTGGTGGGTCAGCAGCCAGAGGAAGGTCAATGCTCAGTGCTCAGCTGCCCTGGGACCCTATGAGGCTTATGCCTTAAAAAAATCAAGAGTCTCTATTACACCAACTGCATAAACGATGGGCCGCCTGCCCTTGCCTCGTGATCTGTTATTAGCCCCGTCGGTTTCCATTTGACCTGATGACATTTTATACAACAGTGGCTTGTTTTATTTCGGTTAATGTGTTGTGGAAGTTAGAAACATTTTTCTAGCACAATTTAATCAGCCGAGCTGAATTAAAGAATGATTGGGGTTGATTAAACCTCTCTGAACCTGCAATAGGCGACCATGTGGCGCTTGTTTCAGCACAGAtgggatttaaaaacaaacagaccTCATCACTCTGGGAGGTGAGGAGACTGATTCAAAGAGAATTGATGGAACGGCTTGTTTTGTTTCCAAAGCCCAGGAACACTGAGCCATGTGACTGCTGATGGTGGTCAGTGCTCTGGGGAAATCAATAAGGGCTcagtttatttttcataattaatggATAAATATTTCTCTAAGGGACTTTAAGGTACAATAGAGAATTTTCAATATAGCGCTTTTAAAGAAgcagttcatcccaaaatgaatTTTGTCGCCATTTACTCATCCTTAGAGTTATTTAGTATTAtgaa is drawn from Carassius auratus strain Wakin chromosome 40, ASM336829v1, whole genome shotgun sequence and contains these coding sequences:
- the dhrs13b.1 gene encoding dehydrogenase/reductase SDR family member 13b.1 produces the protein MAEEILLIAGVAIAVLMIFRIYVRGAQCKSKAKLHGKTVIVTGSNTGIGRATAADLARRGARVILACRNLTRGQTAVAIVQRESGSKNVVFMELDLASLKSVRSFAETFLKTERRLDILINNAGVYMQGTTDDGLGLMFGVNHLGHFLLTNLLLDRLKECVPSRIVTVSSYLHNYGNLDFDTLRTHKEFGVGDSPASVFWIYSNSKLCNVLFTHELAKRLQGTNVTCYSLHPGAINSDLTRNLTKMSRRLLKPIAALFFKDVEAGAQTTLYCAVQEGIESLSGRYFSNCDVQKVKPKAQDDAVAKKLWEVSETLCGLS
- the LOC113058468 gene encoding tapasin-related protein, whose protein sequence is MRLYNMFWTFGGLILAFLCLGVTGSQSLYDVQWLPCLFVDEHVRLNEKSHIETKYINREAVLQFGNVGDKPIHPTITFLVTASKVDMRRYLEGSKDTLLCEIRRYSTGGIVMRWPTAGAQDHNVWFTCTIRHTQGLFVITSFLRHATASPAQAQIDFMEWKEISDGDLLTTSAVMVVLTQTPSVKVRLSKVPSLHCKFAVDHKLPHATVEWRQQQHGERSKLFSYSSRTGKTEGSGVDVQAISAGNASIKLPPTSIHSEGTYICSVMVPPLNGSQDISLTISEQPRVSINVISPLTLTLGKGEKLICDAEGYYPLDATIEWYIEESGGSPTSPIMENVRYFSHQHHKDGTYSHSAWFYLQPGLEDSGNKYTCRVSHKSLLSPIHKSFYLIVKGPDYTMWYFVIIAMLVLLFYIFAGRKSARKRFF